The stretch of DNA CACGGCTACGTCAACCATGGTGCACAGGGCCTTCCTCCTTTTGGTGGCCAGTATCCGCCCACGCCTCAGCCAGGATACTACCCCggccctcctcctcagccgCAGTGCAACTACGGAGGTCCGTACTACTATCCACAGCCTTCGGTGCAACCCAACTACGGGTACGCTAGTCAGGCATACCCCCAGGGTTATCCTCCGCCGGGTCTCGTTGCTCAGGCCACCCCTGCACCTGTTCACGAGACTCCCTTTTCATCTGTGCCGAATCCTGCTGTTGCGCCTCCTAATCTCGGACTGGCGACTGCTATGCCTGGAGCTGTCCCAGTGACCAACGCAGTTCACCCTGTCAACTCCAGCCCTGTGGCAGTTACTCCTGTTGCCCCAGGGGTTCCTATGGCACCGATTTCCAACCCGTCGCCCCCAATTGCAGTAGCCCAGCCACCTGAAATGTCCCCGGCCACCTCTCCGACATCGTCGCGGCTCCCTCCTATCAGCAGCTTGGTCAACACAACTTCTACGTCCAAGTCGCCGGCTATGGGtactcttcctcctccgagATTAAGCATTGGCAAGCCTGGAGAGGGTCGACGACTGTCCTCGACCAACCTGCCGTTGCCCACAAGACAGAACAGACGTTTTTACGGCCCAGTTTAAGGGTCTGCGAGTGAAACGAGGGATGTTTTGCCATGCTCAGTCTCGACTCGTATTCTATATTATATTGTATTATTCGGTATTTGCAGACTGTAGTTGAAAATAAGCTCATCGGGGTCCGATCACTGGAATGAGGGCGTCTATACAATGATGAATAGTGGTCGGAGTTGGACCAGTGACCAAGCGAGTGGCGATGTGTGTACAGGTGAATTTCTGGGAGTTTTGCTGGCTCTTTTGTTCTCGCGATAATTCTCCGAAAATCGGTGATTTCGCCGAACTCAATGGGGGATACGGTTCCCTTGTCTCAGACCATTAAGAGAGGGTAATAGCGGGAGAGAAAAGAAGCGACATGTGGTGATATTACGGTCGCAGTTGGTTGAATGGATTGAGAGACTTGTCGGGCGTTTCACCTTGCCTATTTGTTTGTATTGTGTGGGTTTTGCGTGAGTGTGAAGCACTTTGAAGGTACCTGTGCAAGAACGAGTAGATAAAGGAAgtaaacaaaaaaaaaacaaattgAACGATTGAGGATCTTTGGAAGAATTAACAGGCAAATAAATGACTCGATCGGATCTATTTGTGTGGATTTGTCTCTTCTCTCggtgtacatactattAGTTATGGGGGAGTAGTTGGACCATGGACTGTTCTGTTTTCTGGCAGACAACAGTTGGATGACTCAAGGATGATACGAGTCAGTCtggggttttttttattccaggaatatatatttttgCTGCTTAGAACAATGTTAAACAATCAGGCTCGGATTCGGGGTTTCAGATGACAATCGTGTTTGCATCCATCAATCAGTTCAGATAGAGTGCAATTATATTATAAAAGTTGTCCGTCttcgtacaagtacagtatcttATGTAGTGATTCAATGAGTTGAATTCTGCTTGACTGTTCATTAATATGATATACTCCTGAGTGGAAATTCTCTGAAGTTGTCGAACAACAATCAATAATGGTGCGATCTCACCGTTCGGAGAACACCGTCATTATTTTTCACTCAGAGTCAACCCATTTATTCAACATGTGGAAAATTACTTTGgttactactgtacactgaTACTAGGACTACAGTATAGACGGTACACCGTTCTCGCCCCTAGAACTTCGCTAACAATCCTCTCAAACGCAGGGGCCTTGTTATCATTTATAGAGACGATTTATAGTCCCACGGAATTATATTTCGACTAAATGGCAACCCGTCGGCTGACTTGGAATGTCTGGAATCTTTAAGAAATGTAGTAGACTACTTGAGTACAATATCGGCCCatcttgtactgtacagtacatgtaccTATAGTAACATCACACACTAacatctacagtaatcCCTTCATATAATGTACACTGTGCAACGTGCTATCCCCTCTGTTTTCACGCGAACAGAAGTACATCCACGAGCTCTCATGTTTCTACACGTCAGCATCTTCCCGTCCACGTGagcctacaagtacggaCAGACCTCCACGTAACTTTTGTGGGCAAGATGGGTTTTTGCCCATCCCGGCGTATCACGTGTGTCTAATGCGTTTAGACGTTTTTCTCACTAACTCTAATCTAGGTTTGAGGCAGTGGAAATAAGGTTTTCGCTAATAAAAGCTTATGTGTGGAAGGGGGTGGGGAACACACGAGATGGCTATAGGCACATATTTTGATATAATGGAAAAACACAAGCAGAAAACGTGACTTGGGGATACAAACACAGATGGGGAGCTGATGTACGAGACCATGATTTCCCCCCGTGTTTTGTAAAATATTTTGCAAAATGATGTATGAATATCGTAGAAATGTGTGAAGTACAATCCATACGGtacgtacgagtacagaCAAGCAGATGCTTGATGTACGATTGCCCATCGGTGGAAGAGGTGCCCCATTGAAGTCTTTTAATTGGTTCTTGGTGTGTTTTTAATGTCTTAGATTGTGATCAAAAGTCATGAGTCTGAAGACTGATCCGACAAGTTGACTTTGGATATGGCTCAGCTTGACAATCAGTTGTGGACTGTGGGTGTCGGCGCCAGTTATGGGTAGCCAAGTATCACAATTGCAGCTGCGATGAATATCTCAAACACCTTTGCATACTTCTTGGAATCATCGAATCATCACACACAGGTCTTATTCTACTCAAGATGTATTTGACCCAATGGGTTCTGTAGTCAACACACCCATCATCAATCTACTCAGACACTAGCTACAGCTTCACAGATCCACCACCAGATACCTCCTAAAACAcgaagtcacgtgacaagtAAAACCAACAAGTCATACCATCAAATCATCACCAGACCGCTCTGCTATGTACCGTCCCAACCTCAACATTACGCTCATGTGTGGGGAGTGCAAAAACGTCCCTCTAAACATTTCCGAACGGTTTGCAAAAGGAAACGTGGTGTGAAGATTGCGGACTAATTCTTTCAGACCAAGTGGTCGACACTAGAAGTAAATGGCAAACCTACTCCCTTCCGAAGATGGAACTGTCGAAGCGGACCCCTGTCGAGTTGAAGAAACTGCCAGTCGAGATTGTGAGTCGCAGCTCCGTGCCAACATGTCCCCTGGAGCCTTACCCAGTTGCTCGCACTAAGCATCAAATCCTGCTTCACTCATCAGATGTCAAATCGTCTCTGGCGGTCGTGAGTCTCGCCCTGGACGGAGTCAATGGCAACATCTCTGCCCTGTGCAACAGCATCTTGCTTCCCAAGGACGTTTATTACCCCCGCCAAACCGATTCACACCATTATCTATCAAGACAAAAGGCTCAAGGGCAAGAGAACCGAGGACATGAGTGCCTCCATTGTCCTTCTCACCTgcagagctgctggagttCCCCTCACATTCAAAGAAGTGTGTGCTGTGACCAACGTCTCTAAACGCCGAACAGGACACTTTCTGGAGCTTTTGAAACGCATTCTCAAAGGCACCGACATTATGTCGTAGTTCAAAAACGTCCAAATCAATCCAGCAGCTCTCCTTCCTCTTACTTATCTCATCTGGGACTCAGTGCCAAGGTGGGCCATCTAACGGAAGATATGATCAAACGAGCGACTCATATCCACGTTCTGGACGGCAACGCACCAGCATTTGTGTCTGCCGCTCCTCTCTACATGGTCGCTGCTCTATATGATCAGTGTATACGCCCCGGCGACATTTCAGATAAGACAGGAGTCAGTGAACCCACCATCAGAATGTTGTACAAGCACATATACCaggtcaaggagcagtTGGTGAATGTTGAGTTGGTGGAAAAAGGGACAGTATTTTTTGAATGGCTACCGAAACCTGGCCACGGTGCCGGTGTCAGTaaaaagagagaaaagggCAAACAGAAGGAGGGGAAGGTCAGGTTTTTACAAGCATGAAGTTGACGACGAAGAAGCAAATAACGTACAGCAGTATTGAAATGGACAACCCCAGATATCCTCATTATGTAGCAATGTAAATGCATAAATGGCAGAAAGTACGGGTTAACTACTCAATCAATAATATTACATTAAATATCTTTTAGCGTCCCAGTGATGTACACTCTTGAAATATCTCACGCGCAACACGTTCGATACACTCGACACTCGCCTTGCTTTGTTCAGCTCTCAGCATTACTATCTCGGCGACTCAAAACCACTGGTGTGGGTCTGGTCAAAT from Yarrowia lipolytica chromosome 1D, complete sequence encodes:
- a CDS encoding uncharacterized protein (Converted to coding from non-coding YALI0D21692g, weakly similar to uniprot|P29055 Saccharomyces cerevisiae YPR086w SUA7 TFIIB subunit (transcription initiation factor) factor E in frame stop no start) gives rise to the protein MELSKRTPVELKKLPVEIVSRSSVPTCPLEPYPVARTKHQILLHSSDVKSSLAVVSLALDGVNGNISALLKGKRTEDMSASIVLLTCRAAGVPLTFKEVCAVTNVSKRRTGHFLELLKRILKGTDIMS